One segment of Lachancea thermotolerans CBS 6340 chromosome E complete sequence DNA contains the following:
- a CDS encoding uncharacterized protein (highly similar to uniprot|Q04869 Saccharomyces cerevisiae YMR315W Hypothetical ORF), which yields MDSVLNVGIVGTGIFARDSHLPAYQQLPNEFKVVAAFNRTKSKAEAFAEDAGIEKEKVFDNLDDMLKDESISAIDALLPAQFNAETVEKCIAARKPVILEKPIAATMAQARKIVEMSDATTLPIGIAENWLFMNAASALKEQLAEIGPITAFTYNSTGPFVKENKYLSTSWRQNPEHIGGFLSDGGVHQLALLTEVLGEVESVSALTKQVRKQSGTDDVVFSTVKLRDSDVIGTFTYGSAFGSCKKSVYFKVYGLNGAATLDLSDKKKPVIKVTVGDSAEANAKENTIEIDEHPSGGIQEEFLNFRESILKKEKRVIRGSPRVAFHHLACVAAFLDSSAKDGDSVVVEQP from the coding sequence ATGGATTCAGTATTGAACGTGGGAATAGTTGGAACAGGGATTTTCGCGAGAGATTCGCATTTACCTGCCTATCAGCAACTGCCCAATGAGTTCAAGGTGGTAGCTGCTTTCAACAGGACTAAAAGTAAAGCGGAAGCGTTCGCGGAAGATGCAGGaattgagaaagaaaaagttTTCGACAATCTGGACGATATGCTGAAAGATGAGTCAATCTCTGCTATTGATGCACTGCTTCCAGCACAATTCAATGCAGAGACTGTGGAGAAGTGCATTGCTGCCAGGAAACCAGTcattttggaaaagccGATCGCCGCGACAATGGCTCAGGCAAGAAAAATCGTTGAAATGTCAGATGCCACGACCCTTCCTATTGGAATCGCTGAGAATTGGCTGTTCATGAATGCTGCCAGCGCGCTAAAGGAGCAGTTAGCAGAGATCGGGCCAATCACAGCATTCACTTACAACTCTACGGGGCCTTTTGTGAAGGAAAACAAATACCTTTCAACATCCTGGAGGCAGAACCCTGAACATATTGGTGGATTCCTTTCTGACGGCGGCGTTCACCAATTGGCTTTGCTCACCGAAGTTTTGGGGGAGGTTGAATCGGTGAGCGCGCTGACCAAACAGGTTCGTAAGCAATCCGGTACAGACGATGTCGTGTTCTCGACTGTAAAGCTTAGAGACTCCGACGTTATTGGAACCTTTACCTACGGCTCTGCGTTCGGGTCGTGCAAGAAGTCCGTGTACTTCAAGGTGTATGGGCTTAATGGTGCCGCAACACTTGACTTGTCGGACAAAAAGAAGCCTGTGATTAAGGTCACAGTTGGCGACTCGGCAGAAGCGAACGCAAAGGAAAATACGATTGAGATTGACGAGCACCCATCAGGCGGCATTCAAGAGGAATTCCTGAACTTTCGCGAGTCAATTCTGAAAAAAGAAAAACGAGTAATCAGAGGCTCGCCCCGAGTTGCGTTCCATCACTTGGCTTGCGTTGCTGCGTTTTTGGACTCTTCTGCTAAGGATGGAGACAGCGTGGTCGTCGAGCAGCCTTGA
- the YHB1 gene encoding flavohemoglobin (similar to uniprot|P39676 Saccharomyces cerevisiae YGR234W YHB1 Flavohemoglobin may play a role in the oxidative stress response) codes for MLSEQTRNIVKATVPVLEQHGTTITTVFYRNMLSEHKELLNIFNKTNQSRGLQPTALATTVLAAAKHIDNLEALAPYVVEIGHKHRALQVLPEHYPIVGKHLLGAIKEVLGDAATEDIINAWAEAYGAIAQIFIDVEADLYRKAAWSGWKPFKVAERRNVATEVVEFRVVPSEASGIDLSNTSFVPGQYVTAKTHPTNENNKYDALRHYSICSSSAAKGLKFAVKREHDGVHSGLVSTYLHDSIKEGDVIYLSAPAGDFALDSNLTKQNEIPLVLLSAGIGVTPLVSMLEEQIEANPSRPIVWIQSAFNRDSQPFASRVEDLLKKCGNVTVHSVHTETMPRIDTGYLSEKLPSHSDIYVCGSSQFMSGMIKMLKKLEYKDERIHYEPFGPKMATELSSNC; via the coding sequence ATGCTTTCCGAACAGACGCGCAATATTGTTAAGGCCACAGTGCCAGTCCTAGAACAACATGGCACAACAATCACGACGGTTTTCTACCGGAATATGCTATCGGAACACAAAGAACTCTTGAACAtattcaacaaaaccaatCAATCAAGAGGCCTGCAACCCACCGCTCTGGCGACAACTGTGTTGGCGGCGGCAAAGCATATCGATAATCTTGAAGCACTTGCGCCTTATGTTGTGGAAATTGGCCACAAGCATCGTGCGTTGCAAGTGTTACCGGAACACTATCCTATTGTTGGCAAACATTTGCTAGGAGCTATTAAAGAGGTCTTAGGAGATGCTGCCACTGAAGACATCATTAACGCTTGGGCAGAAGCTTACGGCGCTATTGCTCAAATTTTTATTGACGTGGAAGCCGATCTGTATCGAAAGGCAGCCTGGAGCGGCTGGAAGCCATTCAAGGTTGCcgaaagaagaaatgtTGCTactgaagttgttgagtTTAGGGTCGTACCATCCGAAGCCTCAGGCATTGATCTCTCAAATACTTCCTTTGTGCCTGGCCAATACGTAACAGCCAAGACGCACCCAACcaatgaaaacaacaaatacGATGCTCTGCGCCACTACTCCATATGCTCCTCTTCAGCAGCCAAAGGCCTAAAATTTGCGGTGAAGCGCGAGCACGATGGAGTTCATTCTGGCCTAGTTTCGACTTACCTTCATGACAGCATCAAAGAGGGAGACGTGATATATTTAAGCGCACCAGCTGGGGACTTTGCACTAGATAGCAACTTGACGAAGCAAAACGAGATTCCGCTCGTGCTCTTGAGTGCGGGAATTGGAGTCACTCCTTTGGTATCCATGTTAGAAGAACAGATTGAAGCTAACCCCTCAAGGCCTATTGTTTGGATTCAGTCCGCATTTAACCGGGATAGTCAGCCTTTTGCTTCGCGTGTTGAAGATCTGCTAAAAAAGTGCGGCAATGTTACTGTTCATTCCGTTCACACCGAAACAATGCCTCGTATAGATACCGGATATctttctgaaaagctgcCTAGCCACTCAGACATATACGTGTGCGGTTCTTCCCAGTTCATGTCAGGAATGATCAAaatgctcaagaagctcgagTACAAAGATGAGAGGATTCATTACGAGCCATTTGGTCCAAAAATGGCTACTGAGCTCTCGAGCAACTGCTGA
- a CDS encoding putative cystathionine beta-lyase (similar to uniprot|P38716 Saccharomyces cerevisiae YHR112C Hypothetical ORF) translates to MPFSSTATIHGDDRLNRVSDVAPPINVSTTFRYDDEHLEPATISTGTHTSDSPMIYSRLGHPNADRLEVVLTEILDGPTVVYASGLAAYHAILIHVNPKRLFQPHCYHGCEAVAKIISRISGMEILPLENLEDKCQSGDLVHLEDPGNPYGEVVNLDEFAEKIHRAGALMLVDSTLAPPPLRNTWEFGADIVMHSGTKYFGGHSDLLSGIVSVRDEKVAQQLRNDRTYLGTIPASLESYLLLRSLRTMEIRVLKQSSNCTRLVEYLASHKDRYNSVVKDIRHASLQKEEFVKKQLPGGYGPVFSLLLFSQEQCKLLVKNTVLFQHATSLGGAESLIEWRAMSDPFANRNLIRVSVGLENAEDLIEDLAGTLEKIEKGDLTW, encoded by the coding sequence ATGCCATTCTCTTCAACTGCAACTATTCATGGCGATGATCGTCTGAACCGAGTTAGCGATGTGGCGCCTCCTATTAATGTTTCTACCACCTTCCGCTACGACGATGAGCATCTCGAGCCTGCTACTATCTCTACGGGGACACACACTTCAGATAGCCCGATGATATACTCCAGACTCGGGCACCCGAATGCTGATCGTTTAGAAGTTGTTCTTACAGAGATTCTTGATGGGCCAACAGTTGTTTATGCGTCGGGACTCGCAGCTTACCACGCGATCTTGATCCACGTCAATCCAAAAAGGCTCTTTCAGCCGCATTGCTATCACGGCTGTGAGGCTGTGGCTAAAATCATCTCAAGGATTAGTGGTATGGAAATTTTGCCCCTTGAGAATCTCGAGGATAAATGCCAGTCCGGGGACCTAGTACACTTAGAGGACCCTGGAAATCCATACGGCGAGGTAGTGAATCTCGATGAATTCGCCGAAAAAATCCACCGGGCAGGAGCCTTAATGTTGGTTGATTCGACTCTTGCCCCTCCTCCTCTCAGAAACACCTGGGAATTTGGGGCTGACATCGTGATGCACTCTGGTACTAAGTACTTTGGTGGACATTCAGACCTTCTTAGTGGCATCGTAAGCGTTCGTGATGAGAAAGTTGCTCAGCAGTTGAGAAACGATAGGACATATCTAGGAACGATCCCTGCCAGCCTTGAAAGCTATCTTTTGCTGAGGTCCTTGAGAACAATGGAGATCAGGGTTTTAAAGCAGTCCAGTAATTGTACCCGTCTTGTGGAGTATCTTGCTTCTCATAAGGACAGATATAACTCTGTGGTAAAGGATATTCGCCACGCCAGtcttcagaaagaagaattcGTGAAGAAACAGCTGCCTGGCGGATATGGCCCTGTGTTTTCCCTTTTACTGTTTTCACAAGAACAATGTAAATTACTCGTGAAAAACACGGtcctttttcaacatgCGACATCCTTAGGAGGTGCTGAATCCCTCATAGAATGGAGGGCTATGAGCGATCCTTTTGCAAACCGTAACCTAATCAGGGTTTCAGTCGGTCTAGAGAATGCAGAAGATTTGATTGAAGATCTTGCAGGTACTCTTGAAAAAATAGAAAAGGGAGATCTGACTTGGTAG
- a CDS encoding KLTH0E16588p (similar to uniprot|P15365 Saccharomyces cerevisiae YJR152W DAL5 Allantoin permease ureidosuccinate permease expression is constitutive but sensitive to nitrogen catabolite repression), with protein sequence MNDEVGGADCAAVKDKNAYNATECDTDNEKELHNAAPWDERAISNNSDVDIAKKLALDAADVLLTPEEDKKLVRKIDLNMFPLMCLLYAVQYMDKASSSNAAIMGLRTDLKMKGNQYSWVGSSFYFGYLLGLFTLPPLLQKSNHFMKLLCLIIISWGLVLALHAAPTVNYASFIFLRCLLGFLESAITPAFTIITSQYWKTEEHFLRVCLWFGFNGLGGIWGSAMAYGLYDHKDSYSIPAWRLVFLVTGCITIFVGFLMIVHLPDSPEKAWFLSNHEKILLVKRIQGNQQGFGNHRIKKYQIAEAFKDVRTWLYFLYSVASQIPNGGLGNFQTILFHGEFKFSTKKTLLISLGTNAVEWVGCPLFGWLSYRCYKRNTNFLNSRLCWAFISITLVFTGVCMLAFADKSKNSKMAGLFLYQLAPVAFICILSSISSNTLGFTKKWTVSSINLVAYAAANIAGPHTFIDSQAPDYNGAKIAIVVCYAAALVIIATLYLVNLRENRKRDTYQDIGKKSGDKLDAGFNDLTDFENLEFRYAL encoded by the coding sequence ATGAATGATGAAGTGGGTGGAGCCGACTGCGCTGCTGTGAAAGATAAAAATGCTTATAATGCAACAGAATGCGATACAGATAATGAAAAGGAGCTCCACAATGCTGCACCATGGGATGAACGTGCTATATCAAATAACTCAGATGTTGACATTgcaaaaaagttggcgCTTGACGCTGCTGATGTCCTACTTACCCCAGAGGAGGATAAAAAGCTCGTAAGAAAAATTGACCTTAACATGTTTCCTTTGATGTGCTTACTATATGCAGTACAGTATATGGATAAAGCAAGCAGCAGTAACGCAGCTATCATGGGTCTCAGAACcgacttgaagatgaagGGGAACCAATATTCGTGGGTAGGATCATCCTTTTATTTTGGGTATTTGCTTGGACTTTTTACCTTACCTCCACTGCTTCAGAAGTCGAATCATTTCATGAAATTACTTTGCCTCATTATTATATCATGGGGCCTCGTTTTAGCGTTACATGCTGCCCCGACAGTAAATTACGCTTCTTTCATATTTTTGAGGTGTTTGCTAGGGTTCCTCGAGAGCGCAATAACTCCAGCGTTTACCATTATTACTTCTCAATACTGGAAAACGGAAGAACATTTTCTTCGCGTCTGTTTGTGGTTCGGTTTCAATGGCTTGGGCGGCATATGGGGTTCTGCAATGGCATATGGCTTGTACGATCACAAAGACTCTTATTCAATACCCGCCTGGAGACTGGTATTTTTAGTGACAGGCTGCATTACAATTTTTGTCGGATTTTTAATGATAGTGCACCTGCCAGATTCTCCAGAAAAGGCATGGTTCCTCAGTAACCACGAGAAAATATTATTAGTCAAAAGAATTCAAGGAAATCAGCAAGGATTCGGAAACCACAGGATAAAGAAATATCAGATAGCTGAAGCGTTTAAAGACGTGAGAACATGGCTATACTTTTTATATTCCGTTGCgtctcaaattccaaaTGGTGGATTGGGTAACTTCCAAACAATCTTGTTTCATGGAGAATTCAAATTCTCGACCAAAAAGACACTTTTGATTTCATTAGGGACAAACGCTGTCGAATGGGTTGGGTGTCCACTGTTTGGTTGGCTGAGTTATAGGTGCTACAAGAGAAatacaaattttttgaacagcaGATTGTGTTGGGCGTTTATTTCCATTACCTTGGTCTTTACTGGGGTGTGCATGCTCGCGTTCGCTGACAAAAGCAAAAATAGCAAAATGGCtggcctttttctttaCCAACTTGCTCCTGTCGCATTCATTTGTATCTTATCAAGCATATCTTCAAACACTCTAGGATTCACCAAAAAATGGACAGTGTCTTCAATTAATTTGGTTGCCTACGCTGCTGCTAATATAGCAGGCCCACACACATTTATCGATTCTCAAGCGCCTGATTACAATGGCGCAAAAATTGCAATTGTTGTGTGCTATGCAGCTGCACTTGTCATAATTGCAACTCTTTACCTTGTGAACTTGAGAGAAAACAGGAAAAGGGACACATATCAGGACATTGGCAAGAAAAGTGGTGACAAACTAGATGCCGGTTTTAATGATCTTACCGACTTCGAAAATCTTGAGTTTAGATATGCTTTGTAG
- a CDS encoding arylsulfatase (conserved hypothetical protein), with product MPSRKPNFLVIVADDLGFTDIGCFGGEIETPNLDRLGRDGLRFAGFHTASACSPTRSMLLSGTDNHLAGLGQMAEYARGFPEKFEGKPGYEGYLNFRVAALSEILTPEYYTLISGKWHLGLDEPYWPDKRGFEKSFTLLPGAGNHYKFETSEKHFMPFLYQENGRRVNVDKELPEDFYSTKYFTDKFLEYLDDKEQRKDRPFLGFLTYTAPHWPLQAPQNTIKKYRGVYSKGPLALRNDRLRHAEREGIIEKGVVPHLVETKQDKVWDELDDEAKEYASRVMETYAAMVDELDKNVGRVLKRLEETSELENTVVLFMSDNGAEGMLLEALPFNGKLFGDKISSKYNNRFDNIGNKDSFVYYGDLWAQAATAPRHMYKMWATEGGINCPLILNYPPLNKQQKKEGVVSEFTTVMDILPTILDLAKIQHPGHIFQGRNVHIPRGKTWMPYLEKASDYVHDENTVTGWELFGQRAIRKGSFKAVYIPEPLGTGKWQLFDLSKDLGETTDVSTGFPEKLSDLVGYWSVYVAETGLVEINEYPEGTEYCRTIVEGNSSQEIESVTQSAV from the coding sequence ATGCCCTCAAGAAAGCCGAACTTCCTCGTTATTGTGGCCGATGATCTAGGTTTCACCGATATTGGTTGCTTTGGAGGAGAGATTGAAACACCGAACCTCGACAGGCTTGGGCGCGATGGCTTGAGATTTGCGGGCTTTCATACCGCTTCAGCTTGTTCGCCAACGCGATCAATGCTACTCTCGGGAACTGATAATCACTTGGCGGGACTTGGTCAGATGGCAGAGTATGCAAGAGGCTTTCCAGAGAAGTTCGAAGGAAAACCAGGTTACGAGGGGTATCTGAACTTTAGAGTGGCCGCTTTAAGCGAAATTCTCACTCCTGAGTACTACACTTTGATTTCAGGTAAATGGCACCTGGGCCTCGATGAACCATATTGGCCAGATAAAAGGGGCTTCGAAAAGAGCTTCACCTTACTTCCAGGAGCCGGGAACCATTATAAGTTTGAAACGTCAGAGAAGCACTTCATGCCTTTCCTTTATCAGGAAAATGGCCGCCGGGTGAATGTCGACAAGGAGCTCCCAGAAGACTTTTATAGTACCAAATATTTTACGGATAAATTTCTTGAGTATTTGGACGACAAAGAGCAGCGAAAAGACAGGCCGTTTTTAGGGTTCCTAACCTATACCGCGCCTCACTGGCCCTTACAAGCACCTCAAAATACAATAAAGAAATACAGAGGCGTTTATAGCAAGGGCCCCTTAGCTCTAAGAAACGACCGGTTAAGACATGCGGAAAGGGAAGGAATAATCGAGAAAGGAGTTGTGCCACATTTGGTGGAAACAAAGCAGGACAAAGTTTGGGACGAGCTAGACGATGAAGCCAAAGAGTACGCATCTCGTGTCATGGAGACATATGCTGCAATGGTGGACGAACTTGATAAAAATGTGGGCCGCGTTCTTAagagacttgaagagaCCAGTGAGCTCGAAAACACTGTGGTTTTGTTTATGTCTGACAATGGAGCAGAGGGAATGCTTTTGGAAGCTCTTCCCTTCAATGGTAAGTTGTTCGGGGACAAGATATCCTCTAAATATAATAACCGGTTTGATAATATTGGCAACAAGGATAGTTTTGTTTACTACGGAGATCTGTGGGCCCAGGCAGCAACCGCACCCAGACACATGTATAAGATGTGGGCAACCGAAGGCGGTATAAACTGCCCTTTAATCCTGAACTACCCTCCTCTTAACAAACAAcagaaaaaagaaggtgTTGTTTCTGAATTCACCACTGTAATGGATATTCTACCAACAATATTAGATCTAGCGAAGATCCAGCACCCAGGCCACATATTTCAAGGAAGAAATGTGCATATACCCAGAGGGAAAACATGGATGCCATATCTCGAAAAGGCCTCTGACTATGTTCATGACGAAAACACAGTAACTGGATGGGAGCTTTTTGGGCAACGTGCGATTAGAAAAGGCTCGTTCAAAGCGGTCTATATTCCAGAACCATTGGGGACTGGAAAGTGGCAACTATTCGATTTATCTAAGGATTTGGGCGAGACAACTGACGTAAGTACCGGATTTCCTGAAAAACTAAGTGATCTTGTTGGATACTGGTCCGTTTATGTTGCCGAAACAGGACTGGTTGAGATAAATGAATACCCCGAAGGAACAGAATACTGCAGAACTATTGTGGAGGGCAACAGTTCACAGGAAATAGAAAGTGTTACCCAGAGTGCTGTGTAA
- the FIT2 gene encoding Fit2p (similar to uniprot|Q08906 Saccharomyces cerevisiae YOR382W FIT2 Mannoprotein that is incorporated into the cell wall via a glycosylphosphatidylinositol (GPI) anchor involved in the retention of siderophore-iron in the cell wall): MKFSSTVLAASVIGASAVSAATSVMTTKTITATNGSNVYTKVVTDTADPIISQSTTRTVTVKNSDATYTKVVTEGPDTTSLSSTTKTITATNQSGSYTKTVTAAVTSSTSDSSSSSSSSSSSASSASSSSSSTGAAEGIMSNMNLGGALFVALASCML, translated from the coding sequence ATGAAGTTCTCGTCCACTGTTCTAGCCGCTAGCGTTATCGGTGCTTCCGCTGTTTCTGCTGCCACCAGTGTTATGACTACCAAAACTATCACAGCCACTAATGGCAGCAATGTGTACACCAAGGTTGTTACCGACACCGCTGACCCAATCATTAGCCAGAGCACCACTAGAACTGTGACAGTCAAAAACAGTGATGCCACTTACACTAAAGTCGTCACAGAGGGTCCAGACACCACTTCTTTGAGCAGTACCACCAAGACCATCACAGCTACCAACCAAAGCGGCTCTTACACCAAAACTGTTACCGCCGCCGTAACCTCATCAACTTCGGACTCCTCTTctagctcttcttcatcttcgagCTCGGCCTCTTccgcctcttcttcttcttcctctacGGGAGCCGCCGAAGGAATTATGAGCAACATGAACTTAGGGGGCGCTCTCTTCGTCGCTCTCGCGTCTTGTATGCTCTAA
- the FIT3 gene encoding Fit3p (similar to uniprot|Q08907 Saccharomyces cerevisiae YOR383C FIT3 Mannoprotein that is incorporated into the cell wall via a glycosylphosphatidylinositol (GPI) anchor involved in the retention of siderophore-iron in the cell wall) — protein sequence MKTPSVLVAAALASAVIADSGSSITTTITATKNGHVYTKTVTQDATFVWGGEDSYAASTSAAVSSEASSSAAPSSTSEASSSAAPSSTSEASSSVATSEAASSSADVDTGSGSSITTTITATKNGHVYTKTVTQDATFVWTGEGSYAASSTSTSAAPSSSDSAVSQTTVTSSTVASSSTEASSSSSSATISSYTGGAAGVTVGTGMLGAAVAALLI from the coding sequence ATGAAGACCCCATCTGTTCTCGTTGCCGCTGCCCTTGCTTCTGCTGTCATTGCTGACAGCGGTAGTTCGATCACTACCACTATCACTGCTACCAAGAACGGTCACGTCTACACCAAGACCGTGACCCAGGATGCTACTTTCGTGTGGGGTGGTGAAGACAGCTACGCTGCTTCGAcctctgctgctgtctCTTCCGAGgccagctcttctgctgctccttcttctACTTCCGAGGCCAGCTCTTCcgctgctccttcttctACTTCCGAGGCCAGCTCTTCGGTTGCGACTTCTGAGGCGGCCTCCAGCTCCGCTGACGTCGACACTGGAAGCGGTAGCTCGATCACCACCACTATCACTGCTACCAAGAACGGTCACGTCTACACCAAGACCGTGACCCAGGATGCTACTTTTGTGTGGACTGGTGAGGGCAGCTACGCCGCCTCTTCGACCAGCACCTCTGCTGCTCCATCTTCCTCTGACTCCGCTGTCAGCCAGACTACTGTGACCTCTTCCACTGttgcttcatcttcaactgaagcctcctcctcctcctcctctgCTACCATAAGCTCTTACACTGGTGGTGCCGCCGGTGTCACCGTTGGTACTGGTATGCTTGGTGCTGCCGTTGCTGCTTTGTTGATCTAA
- the FRE5 gene encoding putative ferric-chelate reductase (similar to uniprot|Q08908 Saccharomyces cerevisiae YOR384W), whose protein sequence is MLRRCSISLTCALWLIGAQAKLTERRTKWDEIATSACSHELATYPWKSSEGRHDVLCKYDIALGSWVLCSTEYYITEANGRDKNMVFQWIESLCAAKWDSDNPVNLDAVLSAAESNVGMMPNKGQKIDHIVRANEDNIKLWVIALFGPVDNLDKSTLFAVLINGYWLAVLLTAAISKFFRALFRSTQPRKSGIAWIKGHITLPPLVQRHAAHFGRSVFVGLIPTRLETLVIAGYICLHVTVMCVEYHFDPLSLVSSLKIQHLLFTADRAGILAFAHLPFLVLSGGRNQLITKITGIKLKTMIGFHKWAGRFMFVDVLIHALGYYLHSLEEHYLKYAWDSPVWQSGRAGVCACGILIFFSFYFFRRRFYELFLFLHYLMAVIFIYECWRHCGNVGWMEWIYVSIGIWVLEFVLRARRIIKFGFPRATIELSGDEFIKITVPKLNSEWQSKPGQYVYLYFLRATIFWQSHPFSILHTTSDPSSQNLTFVITAKNGVTKKLRDMVKDAGTETIRIALEGPFGSSLPLWDYDSVLLLGGGTGIASMISASMLSLQVDKTRKPIWKVVWSLKSKDLLTLYGREISELIEKGIDVQVFLTSQTKEVSFTEIEMTEQSKTNDKLLLNDYRIPVAGYKRPDINSMIEEFMRLDGSLLVIGCGPPAFVDSIRSLTCEKIIENPLKVVDYKEDYQTW, encoded by the coding sequence ATGTTGAGGCGCTGCAGTATTTCATTGACATGTGCTCTATGGCTCATCGGGGCACAGGCCAAATTGACTGAGAGACGAACAAAATGGGATGAGATTGCGACGTCAGCCTGCTCACATGAGCTTGCAACATACCCATGGAAAAGCAGTGAGGGGAGACATGATGTGCTCTGCAAGTACGACATAGCGCTGGGGTCTTGGGTGCTCTGCTCCACTGAATACTATATTACAGAAGCAAATGGGCGCGATAAAAATATGGTGTTCCAGTGGATTGAATCATTGTGTGCAGCAAAGTGGGATTCAGACAATCCTGTGAATTTGGATGCAGTGCTGTCAGCGGCGGAGAGCAACGTAGGCATGATGCCTAATAAGGGACAGAAAATTGACCATATTGTGCGAGCCAACGAGGATAACATAAAGTTATGGGTAATTGCACTTTTCGGACCTGTTGACAACCTTGACAAGAGCACGCTTTTCGCAGTGTTGATAAATGGCTATTGGCTCGCAGTGTTATTGACCGCCGCAATTTCGAAATTTTTTAGGGCTCTATTTCGCAGCACACAACCTCGCAAATCGGGTATTGCGTGGATCAAAGGACATATCACTCTTCCCCCCTTAGTTCAAAGACATGCTGCTCACTTTGGCCGCAGTGTATTTGTTGGGCTCATTCCTACTCGACTGGAAACATTGGTAATAGCTGGTTACATTTGCCTCCATGTGACGGTTATGTGCGTTGAATACCATTTTGACCCTCTTTCTTTGGTCTCCAGTCTGAAAATCCAGCATTTATTGTTTACTGCAGATCGTGCAGGTATATTAGCTTTCGCGCATTTGCCATTCCTTGTGCTCTCAGGCGGACGAAACCAGTTGATAACCAAAATAACAGGCATCAAATTGAAGACTATGATTGGGTTTCATAAATGGGCTGGGAGGTTTATGTTTGTTGACGTGTTAATTCATGCTCTTGGGTACTACCTGCACTCTTTAGAGGAGCACTACCTCAAATACGCGTGGGACAGCCCGGTATGGCAATCCGGAAGGGCTGGAGTTTGCGCCTGTGGCattttgatcttcttttcattttaCTTCTTTAGGCGTCGCTTCTACGAATTGTTCCTGTTTCTGCACTATTTGATGGCAGTAATATTTATTTATGAGTGTTGGAGGCACTGTGGTAATGTTGGGTGGATGGAGTGGATCTATGTTTCTATTGGCATATGGgtccttgaatttgttttACGAGCTCGCCGAATTATAAAGTTCGGATTTCCTCGTGCTACAATTGAACTCTCTGGTGACGAGTTCATTAAAATAACCGTTCCCAAACTGAATAGTGAGTGGCAAAGCAAGCCAGGACAATATGTCTATTTGTATTTCCTCAGAGCTACGATTTTTTGGCAGTCGCATCCTTTCAGTATTTTACACACCACTTCCGATCCCTCCAGCCAAAACTTGACCTTTGTCATTACAGCCAAAAATGGTGTAACAAAAAAGCTTCGAGACATGGTGAAAGATGCAGGGACTGAAACTATCCGTATAGCTCTAGAAGGTCCATTTGGAAGCAGCTTGCCCCTTTGGGATTACGATAGCGTTTTGTTACTTGGTGGTGGAACGGGGATAGCCAGCATGATATCGGCCTCTATGCTCTCTCTACAAGTAGATAAGACCAGGAAGCCTATTTGGAAAGTTGTCTGGtctttgaaatcaaagGATCTACTGACCCTTTATGGGCGGGAAATCTCAGAATTGATTGAGAAAGGAATTGATGTCCAAGTTTTTTTGACATCTCAAACTAAAGAAGTCAGCTTCACCGAGATTGAAATGACTgaacaatcaaaaacaaatgaCAAATTATTACTAAATGATTATAGGATTCCAGTTGCAGGCTACAAAAGGCCTGATATCAATAGTATGATAGAAGAGTTCATGAGGCTTGATGGCTCGTTACTTGTTATCGGTTGTGGCCCCCCTGCATTTGTAGACAGCATAAGAAGTTTGACCTGTGAAAAAATAATTGAGAACCCGCTGAAGGTTGTTGATTATAAAGAAGATTATCAAACATGGTAG